A genomic window from Chlorobium phaeobacteroides DSM 266 includes:
- the greA gene encoding transcription elongation factor GreA: MNDRIYLTRDGYNRLKEELYVLVHQKRKEVLEKIAEARAHGDLSENAEYDAAREEQSLTEAHIADLENKLSTATILDPKQVKTDKVYILTSVKLRDLDKEGEIIEYTLVSSEEADTDLGKISVRSPVGRALIGKTVGEKVQIMVPKGELHYEILEIFVK; encoded by the coding sequence ATGAATGACAGAATTTACCTGACAAGAGATGGGTACAATCGGCTGAAAGAAGAGCTGTATGTGCTGGTACATCAGAAGAGAAAGGAAGTTCTGGAAAAAATTGCAGAGGCAAGAGCCCATGGTGACTTGAGTGAAAACGCGGAGTATGACGCAGCAAGAGAGGAGCAATCCCTGACCGAGGCACATATTGCCGATCTTGAGAACAAACTTTCAACAGCTACTATTCTTGATCCCAAACAGGTCAAGACCGACAAGGTGTATATCCTGACGTCGGTCAAGCTTCGCGATCTCGATAAAGAGGGAGAGATCATCGAATATACGCTTGTATCCTCGGAAGAGGCAGATACCGACCTTGGAAAAATTTCGGTTCGCTCTCCGGTTGGTCGTGCACTCATCGGTAAAACAGTTGGCGAAAAAGTTCAGATTATGGTGCCTAAAGGAGAGCTGCACTATGAGATATTGGAGATTTTTGTTAAATAG
- the trpE gene encoding anthranilate synthase component I, producing the protein MAFNTRHTRYVLKPLVKEVYADTETPVSVYLKLQRDYSCLLESVEGEEMLARFSYIAFDPVALLRGSVNGEISLAILDQKFNSLSAITEQETNLRTIIDHCLEAFDTEEIPRKKNGSPQMITSGVFGYFGYDAMHLVERIPEPESPDPAGMPDVFLLFCDTLVVFDNIMRKAFIIVNYLDDDDKPAASEKIERIAEQMFRPLSAEEISLQTEKPEPVVSNTMKEDYLQKVLQAKEYILDGDIFQVQVSQRLRRRLNTRPFDVYRMLRTINPSPYLYYFDLKEFRIIGSSPELLVKVERDSSGRRMVDTRPIAGTRHRGLSFEEDEAIAHELLADEKECAEHLMLIDLSRNDIGRIAKIGTVETNEMMVIEKYSHVMHIVSNVRGELRDDLGTMDAFWSCFPAGTLTGAPKVRAMEIIYELEKEKRGLYGGAVGFLDFKGNLTTAIAIRTMVVEGGTIYFQAAGGIVADSKPVAEYDETMNKMRAGLTALERMETLQ; encoded by the coding sequence ATGGCTTTTAATACACGGCATACTCGCTACGTTCTCAAACCGCTTGTCAAGGAAGTTTATGCCGATACCGAAACGCCTGTTTCCGTATACCTCAAACTTCAGCGTGACTACTCCTGCCTGCTTGAATCGGTCGAAGGCGAAGAGATGCTCGCCCGGTTTTCCTATATCGCGTTTGATCCGGTCGCACTTCTCCGTGGTTCGGTCAATGGAGAGATCTCGCTTGCTATTCTTGATCAGAAGTTCAATTCCCTGTCAGCCATAACGGAGCAGGAAACCAATTTGCGAACGATCATCGATCACTGCCTTGAGGCGTTTGATACCGAAGAGATTCCGAGGAAAAAAAACGGGTCACCGCAGATGATTACCTCCGGGGTGTTCGGTTATTTCGGTTATGATGCCATGCATCTTGTTGAACGGATTCCCGAACCCGAATCTCCTGATCCGGCCGGCATGCCCGATGTTTTTTTGCTTTTTTGCGATACCCTTGTGGTTTTTGACAATATCATGCGCAAGGCCTTTATTATTGTCAACTACCTTGATGACGATGATAAGCCTGCTGCTTCAGAAAAGATAGAACGCATCGCCGAACAGATGTTCCGTCCGCTCTCGGCGGAGGAGATTTCGCTGCAGACGGAAAAACCGGAACCGGTAGTTTCCAATACCATGAAAGAGGACTATTTACAGAAGGTACTTCAAGCCAAGGAGTATATTCTTGACGGTGATATATTTCAGGTACAGGTATCCCAGCGTCTCAGAAGGAGGCTCAATACTCGCCCTTTTGATGTGTATCGAATGCTTCGAACCATAAACCCTTCGCCTTATCTCTATTATTTCGATTTGAAGGAGTTCAGGATTATCGGTTCTTCCCCGGAACTTCTCGTCAAGGTTGAGCGAGACAGTAGCGGTCGCAGGATGGTTGATACCAGGCCGATAGCCGGAACGCGGCATCGGGGATTGAGCTTTGAAGAGGATGAAGCAATAGCTCACGAGCTGCTGGCCGATGAGAAAGAGTGTGCGGAACATCTCATGCTTATTGATCTGAGCCGGAACGACATAGGAAGAATAGCCAAAATCGGGACAGTCGAGACCAACGAGATGATGGTTATTGAAAAATATTCACATGTCATGCATATTGTCAGCAATGTGCGCGGGGAGTTGAGAGACGATCTTGGAACCATGGACGCCTTCTGGTCATGCTTCCCTGCCGGCACACTTACCGGAGCCCCGAAAGTTCGTGCCATGGAGATAATATATGAGCTCGAAAAAGAAAAGCGGGGTCTGTATGGCGGCGCTGTAGGTTTTCTTGACTTCAAAGGCAATCTGACGACTGCAATTGCAATTCGAACGATGGTTGTTGAAGGGGGAACCATCTATTTTCAGGCTGCGGGGGGTATTGTAGCCGACTCGAAACCGGTTGCCGAATATGACGAAACGATGAATAAGATGAGAGCCGGATTGACGGCGCTTGAACGTATGGAAACTTTGCAGTAA
- the tpiA gene encoding triose-phosphate isomerase — protein MRKKIVVGNWKMNKTVTESLVLAAEVTAALGEGFTGCDVGIAPPFTALYEVGKLTGSRLALVAQNCHFEPDGAFTGEVSASMVREAGCSAVIAGHSERRHCFGETNAIVNRKVKHALSEGLQVIMCAGETLEQREGGVTGDVVTAQVREGLLGIDDISNIVIAYEPVWAIGTGKTATSEQAEEVHLLIRNTVSDLFGEEAAGRLRIQYGGSVKPSNAKELFSMPNIDGGLIGGASLNAADFVAIVKAAV, from the coding sequence ATGCGCAAAAAAATTGTTGTTGGTAACTGGAAAATGAATAAAACCGTTACAGAATCCCTCGTACTGGCCGCTGAAGTTACAGCCGCACTTGGTGAAGGGTTTACCGGTTGTGACGTGGGTATTGCCCCCCCTTTCACCGCCTTGTATGAAGTTGGCAAACTGACCGGGAGCAGGCTCGCACTCGTTGCCCAGAACTGTCATTTTGAGCCGGACGGGGCCTTTACCGGTGAGGTATCGGCAAGTATGGTGCGTGAGGCCGGTTGTTCTGCGGTGATCGCAGGGCATTCCGAGCGCAGACACTGTTTTGGTGAAACCAACGCAATTGTCAATCGCAAGGTCAAACATGCTCTTTCCGAAGGATTGCAGGTAATCATGTGTGCAGGAGAAACCCTTGAGCAGCGTGAAGGCGGAGTTACCGGTGACGTTGTGACCGCACAGGTAAGGGAAGGTCTTCTTGGTATCGACGATATCTCGAATATCGTGATTGCCTATGAGCCGGTATGGGCTATTGGTACCGGTAAAACTGCGACATCCGAACAGGCAGAAGAGGTGCATCTTTTGATTCGCAATACCGTCAGCGATCTGTTTGGCGAAGAAGCTGCCGGAAGACTGAGGATTCAGTATGGCGGCAGTGTCAAGCCCTCAAACGCAAAGGAGCTTTTTTCGATGCCCAATATTGATGGCGGTCTGATTGGTGGAGCAAGTCTTAATGCCGCTGATTTTGTCGCAATCGTGAAAGCCGCTGTCTGA
- a CDS encoding DegQ family serine endoprotease, translating into MKKKKSMLKYLLLVFAGILVGGLVFANVEFSIPGQGKVAIVKNNPNYANAKNNFENYPIHSLRDFNEAFVQIAESATPSVVTVFTEKTVSRRLISPFDFFGRSFDDFFGTPGGARSPNERKEVRHGLGSGVIVTDDGYILTNNHVIENADAIYIRTSDNKKIDATIIGKDPKTDLAVIKVNARGLKPIMIGNSDNLRVGEWVIAIGSPLGENLARTVTQGIVSAIGRANVGLADYEDFIQTDAAINPGNSGGPLVNINGELVGINTAIASRTGGFEGIGFAVPSNMAQQVLTALITKGKVSRGYLGISIQDIDENIAKGLQLPKAEGVIVGTVVAGSPAARSGMKTGDIITEFNDKKVTGSAELRNTIAAMQPGSTARLRILRDGQIRMYAVKLEEQPLQEVASREVARSSEVLGFRSQELTPELARQYQLKEASGKMIVTGVDQSSNAFRAGLRAGDVIVSVNKQPITTSAQYSEILSKVKSGDLLFLLVERGGNKLYLAFNV; encoded by the coding sequence ATGAAAAAGAAAAAAAGCATGTTGAAATACCTGCTGCTTGTCTTTGCGGGTATTCTTGTTGGCGGCCTTGTTTTTGCCAATGTCGAATTCAGCATTCCGGGCCAGGGGAAAGTTGCGATAGTAAAAAATAATCCCAACTATGCCAACGCGAAAAACAATTTCGAGAACTATCCCATACACTCGCTCAGGGATTTCAACGAAGCCTTTGTCCAGATCGCCGAATCAGCGACGCCCTCTGTTGTTACCGTGTTTACCGAAAAAACCGTGAGCCGCAGGCTCATCAGCCCCTTTGACTTCTTCGGAAGATCATTCGACGATTTTTTCGGAACGCCAGGAGGCGCGCGATCCCCGAATGAGCGAAAAGAGGTGCGTCACGGTCTCGGTTCGGGGGTAATCGTGACGGACGACGGTTATATTCTTACCAATAACCATGTTATCGAGAATGCCGATGCGATTTATATCCGCACAAGCGATAACAAGAAAATAGATGCCACAATTATCGGCAAGGATCCCAAGACTGATCTTGCTGTGATCAAGGTCAATGCTCGCGGCCTGAAACCCATCATGATCGGCAACAGCGACAACCTGAGGGTTGGTGAATGGGTGATTGCCATAGGCAGTCCGCTCGGCGAAAATCTTGCGCGAACGGTTACCCAGGGAATCGTAAGCGCAATAGGCCGCGCAAATGTAGGCCTTGCCGACTATGAGGATTTCATTCAGACCGATGCGGCCATCAATCCGGGCAATTCAGGTGGTCCGCTTGTCAACATCAATGGAGAGCTTGTTGGTATTAACACAGCTATTGCAAGCCGCACAGGGGGTTTTGAAGGCATAGGTTTTGCGGTACCCTCCAATATGGCTCAACAGGTTCTGACCGCTCTTATTACAAAAGGAAAGGTGAGCAGGGGATATCTTGGCATCAGTATCCAGGATATCGATGAAAATATTGCCAAAGGTCTTCAGCTCCCTAAAGCTGAAGGAGTTATTGTTGGAACGGTGGTCGCCGGAAGTCCGGCTGCACGAAGCGGAATGAAAACCGGTGACATCATTACGGAGTTCAACGACAAAAAAGTCACGGGCAGCGCAGAGCTTCGCAATACTATTGCAGCAATGCAGCCCGGTTCGACGGCCCGTCTTCGCATTCTTCGCGATGGTCAGATCAGGATGTATGCAGTCAAGCTTGAAGAGCAGCCGTTACAAGAGGTTGCTTCCAGAGAGGTCGCTCGTTCCAGCGAAGTCCTTGGATTCAGGTCCCAGGAGCTTACGCCCGAACTTGCCCGGCAGTATCAGTTAAAAGAGGCATCAGGGAAGATGATCGTCACCGGCGTCGACCAGTCCAGCAACGCATTCCGTGCAGGGCTTCGCGCAGGCGATGTGATCGTATCTGTCAATAAACAGCCGATAACCACCTCAGCGCAGTACAGCGAGATACTGAGCAAGGTTAAAAGCGGCGATCTGCTTTTTCTTCTGGTTGAGCGGGGTGGCAACAAACTTTATCTGGCCTTTAATGTTTAG
- the thiC gene encoding phosphomethylpyrimidine synthase ThiC has translation MTTSSETGFCTGNQTPGIASEKIYAEGTIFPLKIGMRQIKLSKTYTTKDREFSSFPLYDTSGPYSDPSIVTDPKKGLLPIRDTWGFNDGKTSPSNDSSLPVTIPVRNPLKAKEGVGITQMHYARKGVITPEMEYVAIRENQLLESRASSFHGNHNNAKPVTPEFVRQEIACGRAIIPANINHPELEPMIIGKNFRVKINANIGNSAMGSSIEQEVEKAVWACRWGADTIMDLSTGTSIHKTREWIVRNSPVPVGTVPIYQALEKVGGVSEALTWEVYRDTLIEQAEQGVDYFTIHAGILLEHLPYAEKRLTGIVSRGGSIMAKWCRAHKTENFLFTHFEDICRILKTYDIAISLGDALRPGSIGDANDEAQFGELKVLGSLTLVAWEHDVQVMIEGPGHVPLHLVLENMEKQLELCHEAPFYTLGPLVTDIAAGYDHINSAIGGALIASYGCSMLCYVTPKEHLGLPDKNDVREGVIAHRVAAHAADLAKGNHAAWLRDELMSRARYSFAWEDQFNLSLDPEKTREVYRQSMASSVNLNKNADFCTMCGPDFCSMKKSRELNG, from the coding sequence ATGACTACTTCTTCAGAGACCGGCTTTTGCACCGGAAACCAGACTCCCGGAATCGCTTCAGAAAAAATCTATGCCGAAGGCACGATCTTCCCGCTGAAAATCGGCATGAGACAGATAAAGCTCAGCAAAACCTATACAACAAAGGATCGGGAGTTCTCTTCCTTTCCGCTCTACGATACCAGCGGCCCCTACTCTGATCCCTCGATCGTTACGGATCCAAAAAAAGGACTGCTTCCGATTCGGGATACGTGGGGATTCAATGACGGAAAAACCTCGCCCTCTAACGACTCCTCGCTTCCCGTAACCATCCCCGTGCGAAACCCCCTCAAAGCAAAGGAGGGCGTTGGCATCACGCAAATGCACTATGCGCGCAAAGGAGTTATCACTCCGGAAATGGAGTATGTCGCCATACGGGAGAACCAGTTGCTTGAAAGCCGGGCATCTTCGTTTCACGGCAATCATAACAACGCGAAACCTGTGACGCCTGAATTTGTCCGGCAGGAGATTGCATGCGGAAGAGCGATCATACCGGCAAACATCAATCATCCCGAACTTGAGCCGATGATTATCGGAAAAAACTTCCGGGTAAAAATCAATGCCAATATCGGCAACTCCGCCATGGGATCGTCAATTGAACAAGAGGTCGAAAAAGCTGTCTGGGCTTGCCGATGGGGAGCTGACACGATTATGGATCTTAGTACAGGAACCAGCATTCACAAAACCCGTGAGTGGATAGTGAGGAACTCTCCGGTCCCTGTGGGAACCGTACCAATATACCAGGCACTCGAAAAAGTTGGCGGTGTTTCGGAAGCGCTCACCTGGGAGGTTTATCGCGATACCCTGATCGAACAGGCTGAACAGGGCGTTGATTACTTCACCATTCACGCAGGAATTCTCCTTGAGCATCTTCCCTATGCTGAAAAGCGCCTTACCGGCATTGTATCACGTGGAGGCTCAATCATGGCGAAATGGTGTCGGGCACATAAGACGGAAAACTTTCTTTTCACCCATTTTGAAGATATATGCCGCATCCTCAAGACCTACGATATCGCCATTTCGCTCGGCGATGCCCTCAGGCCAGGCTCAATCGGCGATGCCAACGATGAGGCCCAGTTTGGTGAGCTTAAAGTCCTGGGTTCCTTAACGCTCGTCGCATGGGAGCATGATGTCCAGGTAATGATTGAAGGCCCGGGGCACGTTCCGCTTCATCTGGTGCTTGAAAATATGGAAAAACAGCTTGAACTCTGTCATGAAGCTCCATTTTATACGTTAGGACCGCTTGTCACCGATATCGCTGCAGGATATGACCACATCAATTCAGCAATCGGCGGCGCTCTGATTGCAAGTTACGGCTGTTCCATGCTCTGCTACGTTACTCCCAAAGAGCATCTCGGACTTCCTGATAAAAACGATGTTCGCGAAGGGGTTATCGCTCACAGAGTTGCAGCGCATGCCGCAGACCTTGCAAAAGGAAACCATGCCGCATGGTTGCGCGATGAACTCATGAGCCGGGCCCGCTACTCTTTTGCCTGGGAAGATCAGTTCAATCTCTCTCTTGATCCTGAAAAAACCCGCGAAGTTTACCGCCAGAGTATGGCTTCAAGCGTAAACCTGAATAAAAACGCGGATTTTTGCACCATGTGCGGACCGGATTTCTGTTCGATGAAAAAATCACGGGAGTTAAACGGGTAA